The Streptococcus sp. VT 162 genome has a window encoding:
- a CDS encoding ATPase, with the protein MLNSIVTIICITLIAFILFWFFKKPEKSGQKAQQKNGYQEIRVEVKGGYTPELIILKKSVPARIVFDRKDPSPCLDQIVFPDFGVHADLPMGEEYVVEITPEQAGEYGFSCGMNMMHGKMIVE; encoded by the coding sequence ATGTTAAATAGTATTGTAACCATTATTTGTATTACCCTTATCGCGTTTATCTTGTTTTGGTTTTTCAAAAAGCCTGAAAAATCTGGACAAAAGGCCCAGCAAAAAAACGGCTACCAAGAGATTCGAGTGGAAGTCAAAGGGGGCTATACGCCTGAGTTGATTATTCTTAAGAAATCAGTGCCAGCCCGTATCGTCTTTGACCGCAAGGACCCTTCACCCTGCCTAGATCAGATCGTCTTTCCAGATTTTGGTGTGCATGCGGATCTTCCTATGGGTGAAGAGTATGTAGTGGAAATCACACCTGAACAGGCTGGAGAGTATGGTTTCTCTTGTGGCATGAATATGATGCACGGTAAGATGATTGTAGAATAG
- a CDS encoding uracil phosphoribosyltransferase, with the protein MQISDAEWQVMKIIWMQGEQTSTDLIRVLAERFDWSKSTVQTLLARLVEKECLTRKKEGKSFIYSALLTLDQSRDLLVQDIKDKVCSRRIKNLLADLIAECDFTLSDLEGLEAVISEKKASAVTEVKCNCM; encoded by the coding sequence ATGCAGATTTCAGATGCAGAATGGCAGGTCATGAAGATTATTTGGATGCAGGGGGAGCAGACCAGTACGGATTTGATCAGGGTTCTGGCGGAACGGTTTGACTGGTCCAAGTCCACGGTTCAGACTCTTTTGGCTCGTCTGGTTGAGAAAGAGTGTTTAACTCGGAAAAAAGAGGGCAAGTCCTTTATTTATTCAGCCCTTTTAACTCTAGACCAAAGCCGAGACTTGCTTGTCCAAGATATCAAAGACAAGGTTTGTTCTCGTAGGATTAAGAACTTGTTGGCTGATTTGATTGCTGAATGTGATTTTACTTTGTCTGACTTGGAAGGATTGGAAGCTGTGATTTCTGAGAAAAAAGCTAGCGCAGTAACAGAAGTAAAATGTAATTGTATGTAA